The Grimontia kaedaensis genome has a window encoding:
- a CDS encoding glutathione S-transferase family protein: protein MGLLVDGVWRTDWYDTSKTNGRFTRKAPSFRNWITKDGSAGPTGEGGFEAEPGRYHLYVSLACPWAHRTLIFRKLKGLEAMISISVVNGFMGDDGWTFLPGDDVVEDAIYGATYLHQVYTSALPDYTGRVTVPVLWDKKTGTIVSNESSEIIRMLNSAFDDVGALPGDYYPEALRETIDEMNDFVYPNINNGVYRAGFATTQEAYDEAVEDVFSALDKLEAHLATNRYLVGGQLTEADWRLFTTLIRFDAVYVGHFKCSRRRISEYTNLSGYLRELYQFAGIAETVNIDHIKAHYYVSHETVNPTRIVPIGPALDFDAPHGRENVGAAQ, encoded by the coding sequence ATGGGCTTATTGGTAGATGGTGTTTGGCGCACCGATTGGTATGACACCAGCAAAACAAACGGACGCTTTACACGAAAGGCGCCGAGCTTTCGAAACTGGATCACGAAAGATGGTTCGGCAGGGCCAACAGGCGAAGGCGGCTTTGAAGCAGAGCCGGGTCGTTATCACCTTTATGTTTCACTGGCGTGCCCTTGGGCGCATCGCACACTGATTTTCAGAAAGCTGAAAGGGCTGGAAGCGATGATTTCCATTTCGGTGGTCAATGGCTTTATGGGTGATGACGGATGGACCTTCCTGCCGGGTGATGATGTGGTCGAAGACGCGATTTACGGCGCGACCTATTTGCACCAGGTGTATACGAGCGCATTACCGGATTACACCGGGCGTGTCACGGTGCCAGTGCTTTGGGATAAGAAGACCGGAACCATAGTGAGCAATGAGTCTTCAGAAATCATTCGTATGCTCAACAGTGCATTTGATGACGTCGGCGCGCTTCCGGGTGATTACTACCCAGAAGCACTGCGGGAAACCATCGATGAGATGAACGATTTTGTCTACCCGAACATTAATAACGGTGTGTATCGCGCTGGGTTTGCGACCACGCAGGAGGCTTACGATGAAGCAGTGGAAGACGTATTCAGTGCACTGGACAAACTGGAAGCGCATCTGGCGACCAATCGCTACCTCGTGGGTGGGCAGCTTACTGAAGCAGACTGGCGTTTGTTCACCACACTTATCCGATTCGATGCTGTTTATGTCGGACACTTCAAGTGCAGCCGTCGCCGGATCAGTGAATACACAAACCTGTCAGGCTACCTTCGTGAGCTCTATCAGTTCGCGGGTATCGCAGAGACAGTAAATATCGACCATATCAAGGCGCACTATTACGTCAGCCATGAAACGGTCAACCCAACCCGCATTGTGCCGATTGGCCCGGCGTTGGATTTCGATGCACCGCACGGACGTGAAAACGTCGGCGCTGCGCAGTAA
- the murQ gene encoding N-acetylmuramic acid 6-phosphate etherase, which yields MKIDLTRLVTESRNAASAEIDKLSTLEMLEVINQEDQKVALAVKDQLPQIAEAVDAITKAFAEGGRLIYMGAGTSGRLGILDASECPPTYGTKPELVVGLIAGGHQAILKAVENAEDNVELGKQDLVDLNLTAKDVVVGIAASGRTPYVLGGMRYAKSVSATVAAIVCNPVCAMADEADIAILPVVGPEIVTGSSRMKAGTAQKLVLNMLTTGAMIRSGKVYGNLMVDVEATNAKLVQRQVNIVVEATGVGTEEAEIALQACGRHCKTAILMILAGIDAEEAKARLEKHKGFIRQALNA from the coding sequence ATGAAAATAGATCTCACCCGACTGGTCACAGAAAGCCGTAATGCCGCAAGCGCAGAAATCGACAAACTTTCCACGCTGGAAATGCTCGAAGTGATTAATCAGGAAGATCAAAAAGTCGCGCTCGCAGTGAAAGATCAACTCCCACAAATCGCCGAGGCGGTAGACGCCATCACTAAAGCATTTGCGGAGGGGGGCCGACTGATTTATATGGGTGCAGGCACATCAGGTCGTTTGGGTATTTTGGACGCCAGCGAATGTCCACCAACCTACGGCACCAAGCCTGAACTTGTGGTGGGCTTAATTGCTGGCGGTCATCAAGCCATTTTAAAAGCAGTTGAGAACGCCGAAGACAATGTAGAACTCGGCAAACAGGATTTGGTGGATTTGAACCTGACCGCTAAAGATGTGGTGGTGGGCATTGCAGCCAGCGGCCGCACTCCTTACGTGCTAGGTGGCATGAGGTACGCCAAGTCTGTCAGTGCGACTGTTGCGGCGATCGTTTGTAACCCTGTCTGCGCGATGGCAGATGAAGCAGATATTGCCATCCTTCCTGTAGTGGGACCTGAGATTGTGACTGGCTCATCAAGAATGAAAGCAGGGACGGCGCAAAAGCTGGTGCTGAACATGCTCACGACAGGCGCGATGATCCGAAGCGGCAAAGTGTATGGCAACCTGATGGTGGATGTTGAAGCCACCAATGCCAAGTTGGTGCAGCGTCAGGTCAACATTGTCGTCGAGGCAACAGGTGTCGGTACGGAAGAAGCAGAAATCGCTCTTCAAGCATGCGGCCGTCATTGTAAAACCGCGATCTTAATGATTCTGGCTGGCATTGACGCCGAAGAAGCGAAAGCGCGACTTGAAAAGCATAAAGGATTTATTCGCCAAGCATTGAATGCGTAA
- a CDS encoding ammonium transporter codes for MENISSAIQTLSESANTLFILIGAIMVLAMHAGFAFLEVGTVRHRNQVNALVKIMSDFGFSALAYFFIGYWVAYDVNFFSSASVLSEGNGYELVKFFFLMTFAAAIPAIISGGVAERAKFYPMLIAAAAIVAFVYPFFEGLIWNGNFGFQDWLEATFGAPFHDFAGSVVVHAVGGWIALAAIMILGVRQGRYRGGKLIAFAPSNIPFLALGAWILTVGWFGFNVMSAQTMDGISGLVAVNTLMAMVGGIVTSLIAGKNDPGFLHNGPLAGLVAVCAGSDLMHPIGALITGGVAGVLFVWLFTLIQNRFKIDDVLGVWPLHGVCGVWGGIAAGIFGSEALGGLGGVSLMAQIIGTIAGVVVAFVGGWIVYTLAEKAAGIRLSEEDEYNGADLAIHKIGATSED; via the coding sequence GTGGAAAATATTAGTAGCGCGATTCAAACGCTGTCAGAAAGCGCGAACACGCTCTTTATTCTGATCGGTGCCATCATGGTTTTGGCAATGCATGCAGGCTTTGCCTTTTTGGAAGTGGGTACCGTCCGCCATCGCAACCAGGTAAATGCCCTGGTGAAAATTATGTCCGATTTTGGCTTCTCAGCTCTTGCCTATTTCTTCATTGGCTACTGGGTTGCCTACGACGTTAACTTCTTCAGCAGCGCCAGCGTACTTTCCGAAGGTAATGGTTATGAACTGGTGAAGTTCTTCTTCTTGATGACTTTCGCCGCGGCGATTCCAGCCATCATTTCCGGCGGTGTTGCTGAACGTGCAAAGTTCTACCCTATGTTGATTGCTGCCGCAGCTATCGTCGCTTTTGTTTATCCATTTTTCGAAGGACTGATCTGGAACGGTAATTTTGGTTTTCAGGATTGGTTAGAAGCAACCTTTGGTGCCCCTTTCCACGATTTCGCTGGTTCAGTCGTTGTTCACGCTGTTGGCGGATGGATTGCGCTGGCTGCCATTATGATTCTTGGCGTGCGTCAAGGCCGTTACCGCGGCGGCAAGCTAATTGCCTTTGCACCTTCCAATATTCCGTTCCTTGCACTTGGCGCATGGATCCTGACTGTGGGTTGGTTCGGCTTTAACGTGATGTCTGCACAAACCATGGACGGTATCAGCGGTTTGGTTGCCGTGAACACCCTGATGGCGATGGTTGGCGGTATCGTCACTTCCCTTATTGCTGGCAAGAATGACCCTGGCTTCCTGCACAATGGTCCCTTAGCAGGACTTGTAGCCGTTTGTGCCGGTTCTGATTTGATGCACCCAATCGGTGCGCTGATCACTGGTGGTGTGGCTGGCGTGTTGTTTGTTTGGCTGTTCACCCTGATCCAAAACCGCTTCAAAATTGATGATGTGTTGGGCGTTTGGCCACTTCACGGCGTTTGTGGTGTTTGGGGCGGTATCGCGGCAGGTATCTTCGGTTCAGAAGCGCTCGGTGGTTTGGGTGGTGTTAGCTTGATGGCTCAAATCATCGGTACAATTGCCGGTGTCGTTGTTGCATTTGTCGGTGGTTGGATTGTTTATACTCTGGCGGAAAAAGCGGCGGGTATTCGCCTGAGCGAAGAAGACGAATATAACGGTGCTGACTTAGCTATTCACAAAATCGGCGCGACATCCGAAGATTAA
- a CDS encoding SGNH/GDSL hydrolase family protein — MLKQLGCASLLLLAGNAIAGSVPATHHALNYEGRTVKDYSGGTVQFNWPGTSVKTQFSGSMLKLTLIGNGDHFDVLIDGKFTQKLLTNRGNQPQTFTLFESDKSQNVLVEIIKRTENYDTLAQVISFDHDGGLQGVWETQPHILFIGDSISAGFGSESNKRECTWEEVYASSNARLAFPYQTGEVLNASITQVSFSGLGLIRNWSGNQPYHNLTYYADKASAVFGLTHDFEDTYPNLIVVEVGTNDFSTDPQPHEPWADIEEVKADWTARMVEFVGDLRQRYSGVNVILMPRPAYPYDYIIPATDEAIERLTAQGHEGIYSHTFVSPLEGCIWHPTAEEHKDIANKLSDFIQVNKLL, encoded by the coding sequence ATGCTTAAACAACTCGGATGCGCTTCTTTATTGTTACTAGCCGGAAATGCTATTGCTGGTTCTGTACCTGCCACCCACCATGCCCTCAATTATGAGGGTCGTACTGTTAAAGATTATTCTGGCGGTACCGTTCAATTCAATTGGCCAGGAACGTCAGTCAAAACGCAATTTAGCGGCAGTATGCTGAAACTCACCCTAATAGGAAATGGCGATCATTTCGATGTATTAATTGATGGGAAGTTCACTCAAAAACTTCTCACCAACCGTGGCAATCAACCACAGACATTTACCCTGTTTGAAAGCGACAAGTCACAAAACGTCTTGGTGGAAATCATTAAACGAACTGAAAACTATGACACATTGGCTCAGGTGATCTCTTTTGATCACGATGGCGGCCTGCAAGGGGTTTGGGAAACACAACCCCATATCCTGTTTATTGGGGATTCCATTAGTGCCGGTTTCGGTAGTGAATCAAATAAGCGCGAATGTACTTGGGAAGAGGTGTACGCGTCATCCAACGCCCGACTCGCTTTTCCCTATCAAACCGGCGAAGTGTTGAATGCCAGCATTACGCAAGTGTCGTTTTCAGGCTTGGGGCTGATCCGAAACTGGAGCGGTAACCAGCCTTATCATAATCTTACTTATTACGCCGACAAGGCCAGCGCAGTATTTGGACTCACCCATGACTTCGAAGACACATATCCTAATCTTATCGTTGTAGAAGTGGGCACCAATGATTTCAGCACCGATCCTCAGCCCCATGAACCTTGGGCGGATATTGAGGAAGTGAAAGCAGACTGGACAGCACGTATGGTTGAGTTTGTCGGTGACCTTCGCCAGCGCTACAGCGGCGTAAATGTCATTTTGATGCCTCGCCCAGCGTATCCTTATGACTACATTATTCCAGCGACCGACGAAGCGATTGAAAGGCTCACTGCCCAAGGTCATGAAGGTATTTATAGCCACACCTTTGTGTCGCCGCTGGAAGGATGCATTTGGCACCCAACGGCTGAAGAACACAAGGATATCGCCAACAAGCTGTCTGATTTTATTCAGGTCAATAAGCTTCTTTAA
- a CDS encoding nucleotidyltransferase family protein, translating to MQTIIDWIQEDALRMEAIKAVHSLKLPNGYLAAGFIRNLVWDRLHQKENTTPLNDVDVIYFDADESDKNAYLTYELKLKAIMPTLNWQVRNQAKMHVRNGDQPYQSILDAMSFWPEKETAIAIRINDNHTLDCISSFGFESLLALKITPNPKRDITLFHQRIQSKNWLSDWPKLTVEKSFE from the coding sequence ATGCAAACCATCATTGACTGGATTCAAGAAGACGCCTTGCGCATGGAGGCGATCAAGGCGGTTCACTCTCTCAAATTACCCAACGGTTATCTTGCCGCGGGCTTTATCCGAAATCTGGTTTGGGATCGCCTCCATCAAAAAGAAAATACAACGCCACTTAATGATGTCGATGTCATTTATTTTGATGCTGATGAATCTGATAAAAATGCCTATCTAACATATGAACTAAAGCTAAAAGCCATCATGCCCACGCTCAACTGGCAGGTGCGTAACCAAGCTAAAATGCACGTGAGAAATGGTGACCAACCCTATCAGAGTATTCTGGATGCCATGAGTTTCTGGCCGGAGAAAGAAACTGCCATAGCAATTCGTATCAATGACAATCACACACTGGACTGTATCTCTTCGTTTGGATTTGAATCCCTTCTCGCGTTAAAAATCACGCCTAATCCCAAGCGCGATATCACCCTATTCCACCAGCGCATTCAGTCTAAAAATTGGCTCTCAGATTGGCCAAAATTAACCGTGGAAAAAAGTTTCGAATAA
- a CDS encoding RNA polymerase sigma factor produces the protein MSLDTKEVGELLSRIALKDRSAFEALYSLTGSRLYHLLVSIVKDEGLAADLLQEGFLKLWFRQHSYPIDYPWAWLCQSMRNLAIDELRKARYSKEESVSDPMSEADKGLAMLEHNAHPEHQKLSYCLQALTPEKRSAIVLAYEHGMSHEEIVEHVKSPLGTVKSWIRRGLMELKRCLN, from the coding sequence TTGAGTCTCGATACCAAGGAAGTCGGTGAGTTGCTCTCCCGCATTGCATTGAAAGATCGGAGCGCTTTTGAAGCGCTCTATTCGCTCACAGGTTCGCGCCTTTATCATTTACTGGTTTCTATTGTCAAAGACGAAGGATTGGCTGCAGATTTACTACAGGAGGGTTTTCTGAAACTCTGGTTCAGACAGCACAGCTACCCTATTGATTACCCTTGGGCTTGGCTATGTCAGAGTATGCGGAACCTCGCCATTGATGAACTGAGAAAGGCTCGCTATTCAAAGGAAGAATCGGTCTCTGACCCCATGTCAGAGGCCGATAAAGGTCTGGCGATGCTGGAACACAACGCACATCCTGAACACCAGAAGCTGAGTTACTGCCTGCAAGCCCTCACACCAGAAAAGCGCAGTGCCATCGTCCTCGCCTATGAGCACGGCATGAGCCATGAAGAAATTGTCGAACATGTAAAATCCCCACTCGGAACGGTGAAATCCTGGATTCGACGCGGACTGATGGAGCTGAAACGATGCCTAAATTAA
- a CDS encoding zinc-dependent metalloprotease family protein produces MNLEHLKKYIRMAGSLGLALLSSTVLAGNYTAKDFPDGQLPNNDNNITFTTYNGNWVGEIKFPTAPQDKTIVNLVSKAGYTSSISHDSLDFETVYLYTNDSVTFRYDAATKAWGMDIDFQTPNKVGDTIKNDAGQRFVRYHMYDGNWTRAVKLPENVNQLQGIVITSNASWTSRIDDAQLGAKSTASIRTKDKYVLVYNRQYKKWFFKSAPERFINARDIKDGVVPAPYSPMTVVQFADANYIGNISLPRQGKEGDIVSIRSRATWNATIMNTRTDLGAPLTLRTGQEYVFVYRGDRNLWSLYKSPEVRLNARDVKNGELNITTPDTHVYFANANYVRNLKLPNSGEGTRVHVKTDAAWSFVVSGQGMSPNRLYRGEWATFVVNGSGNWERETVTIDLLAYYSHRNVQKIGETKSRARLVEGFVKTNEALLNSGANFRFRMVSLEKFQTPDTWLRLGDVLREIRSNPVAQQRRDALKADAIYYEGTESGCGLAYVKSSRFNMVASGSLNCDTNVMRHELGHNMGLNHGVLTPDLARSIAVGYSAERTVMGGNAIPYFSTPEKLSPNTKLPLGFDNQIDGVKAMNNFSKQVSEYN; encoded by the coding sequence ATGAATCTGGAGCATTTAAAAAAATATATACGGATGGCGGGGAGCCTTGGCCTGGCGCTTTTGTCTTCAACGGTCTTGGCGGGAAACTATACGGCAAAGGATTTTCCCGATGGCCAATTACCGAACAACGACAACAACATCACGTTTACGACTTACAACGGAAACTGGGTGGGCGAGATAAAATTCCCCACAGCGCCTCAGGACAAAACCATTGTGAATCTGGTTTCCAAGGCGGGTTATACCTCTTCAATCAGTCATGACTCTCTGGATTTTGAAACCGTTTATCTCTACACCAATGACTCGGTGACGTTCCGCTATGATGCTGCCACCAAAGCGTGGGGTATGGACATAGATTTCCAGACGCCAAACAAGGTGGGGGATACCATCAAGAACGATGCGGGACAGCGTTTTGTTCGCTATCACATGTACGACGGGAACTGGACGCGGGCGGTTAAATTACCGGAAAACGTTAATCAGCTTCAGGGTATTGTGATTACTTCAAACGCGTCTTGGACATCACGCATTGATGACGCGCAACTGGGAGCCAAAAGTACTGCCTCCATACGCACTAAAGATAAGTATGTGCTGGTGTATAACAGGCAATATAAGAAGTGGTTCTTCAAATCAGCGCCGGAGCGTTTTATCAATGCGCGCGATATTAAAGACGGTGTGGTACCCGCTCCTTATTCGCCAATGACAGTGGTGCAGTTTGCAGATGCTAACTACATCGGCAATATTTCGTTGCCCAGACAGGGCAAAGAGGGAGACATAGTGTCAATCCGCTCCCGCGCTACTTGGAACGCCACTATTATGAATACCCGCACCGACTTGGGCGCGCCTCTCACACTCAGAACCGGTCAGGAATATGTGTTCGTATATCGTGGTGACCGTAATCTGTGGAGTTTGTATAAGAGCCCAGAAGTACGCTTGAATGCGCGTGATGTGAAAAACGGTGAGTTGAATATCACCACGCCCGATACCCACGTTTATTTTGCCAACGCAAACTATGTGCGAAACCTGAAGTTGCCAAACAGTGGCGAAGGCACCCGCGTTCATGTAAAAACGGATGCCGCATGGTCGTTTGTCGTATCAGGGCAGGGTATGAGCCCAAACAGGCTTTACCGTGGCGAATGGGCAACCTTTGTGGTCAATGGCAGTGGAAACTGGGAACGCGAAACTGTCACCATCGATTTACTGGCTTACTACAGCCATCGAAACGTGCAGAAAATTGGCGAAACCAAATCACGTGCCCGTTTGGTGGAAGGCTTCGTGAAAACCAATGAAGCGCTGTTGAATTCAGGGGCGAACTTCCGTTTCCGCATGGTTTCTCTTGAGAAATTCCAGACGCCGGATACCTGGCTGAGACTTGGTGATGTGCTGCGCGAAATACGCTCAAATCCAGTTGCCCAGCAACGACGTGATGCCCTGAAAGCGGACGCGATTTACTATGAGGGTACAGAAAGTGGTTGCGGCTTAGCGTATGTGAAATCCAGCCGTTTCAACATGGTGGCGTCGGGCTCGCTGAACTGTGACACCAATGTTATGCGTCATGAATTGGGACATAACATGGGATTGAATCATGGGGTACTGACGCCAGATTTAGCACGCAGTATCGCGGTTGGTTACTCTGCGGAACGCACCGTGATGGGTGGCAATGCGATCCCATATTTCTCTACGCCAGAAAAGCTCTCTCCAAACACTAAGCTACCGCTGGGTTTTGACAATCAGATCGACGGCGTAAAGGCAATGAATAACTTCTCGAAGCAGGTGTCGGAATATAACTAA
- a CDS encoding TOBE domain-containing protein, with the protein MRPKAINLVSPEEGNCRGIVDVTEYLGADIYVVVDCGELGKITVRTDGESEVRAGDNVGLQFHTNKLHFFDAEGLSVAQS; encoded by the coding sequence ATGCGTCCAAAGGCAATAAATCTGGTTTCTCCGGAAGAAGGTAACTGTCGTGGCATCGTAGATGTGACTGAATACCTTGGTGCGGATATCTATGTAGTTGTTGATTGTGGTGAGCTCGGCAAAATAACTGTTCGCACCGATGGGGAAAGCGAGGTAAGAGCTGGCGACAACGTGGGTCTCCAGTTCCATACTAACAAGCTTCACTTCTTCGACGCGGAAGGATTATCTGTCGCGCAATCATGA
- a CDS encoding transcription termination/antitermination NusG family protein yields MHYYRWYAVYTHFNEENLLLDYLLSQGYEAYLPERRFWETVGNKRRIAYEPLFKCHLFVRATQAGLQKVKQAPGFSHLVRHGKYVATIPESHIVKMRTILYYYEDATSISNDDVDGVTVAVVSGHLTGMTGILPHGEGERPVAMEIDHLGYSINVKVPMETIFQTKVPSLIS; encoded by the coding sequence TTGCATTACTATCGATGGTATGCAGTTTATACCCATTTCAACGAGGAAAACCTTCTCCTTGATTACCTGCTTTCACAAGGGTATGAAGCTTATTTGCCAGAGCGCAGGTTCTGGGAAACGGTTGGCAACAAGCGCAGAATCGCTTATGAGCCGCTGTTTAAGTGCCACCTGTTTGTGCGCGCGACGCAGGCAGGTCTGCAGAAGGTGAAACAAGCACCGGGCTTTTCCCATTTGGTGCGCCATGGAAAATACGTGGCGACCATTCCTGAATCGCACATCGTCAAAATGAGAACGATTCTTTACTACTACGAAGATGCAACCTCGATCTCTAACGACGATGTTGATGGTGTAACCGTGGCAGTGGTGAGCGGTCACCTCACCGGCATGACAGGCATTCTTCCCCATGGCGAGGGAGAAAGGCCGGTCGCGATGGAAATTGACCACCTTGGCTATTCCATCAATGTAAAGGTACCCATGGAAACCATCTTCCAAACCAAAGTGCCTTCGCTTATCTCATAG
- the fos gene encoding fosfomycin resistance glutathione transferase, with protein MLTGLNHITLAVSDLERSLAFYLDVLSFKGHVKWDGGAYLSLGELWLCLSVGKPCEKSDYSHIALNIDTEDFSAFAAGLREKGVTEWKQNRSEGSSLYLLDPDGHKLEVHAGDLQSRLDSLREKPYSGLEWL; from the coding sequence ATGTTGACAGGACTGAATCACATCACGCTGGCGGTATCTGATTTGGAAAGATCGTTGGCGTTTTACCTTGATGTGCTGAGCTTTAAAGGCCATGTCAAATGGGATGGAGGCGCTTACCTTTCTTTGGGTGAACTTTGGCTTTGTCTCTCTGTAGGTAAGCCCTGTGAGAAAAGTGATTACTCACACATTGCGTTGAATATTGACACTGAAGATTTTAGTGCGTTTGCCGCAGGGCTACGTGAAAAAGGTGTGACCGAGTGGAAGCAAAACCGCAGTGAGGGAAGCTCACTTTACCTTCTGGATCCGGATGGACATAAGCTCGAAGTGCATGCTGGCGATCTTCAAAGCAGGTTGGATAGCCTGAGAGAAAAACCCTATTCGGGGTTGGAGTGGCTTTAA
- a CDS encoding GNAT family N-acetyltransferase produces MEYQVVANPTEQDIMDVRGGLRAFNDPFVEHLNEMQMAVFVLDESGQRRGGIVSRFWGNWMHILFLWIDPALKGGGVGKTLMQKMEAEAVGKGCKAAMVDTFSFQARPFYESMGYHNQMTLDAFPGDEHQLHFLTKKLVD; encoded by the coding sequence ATGGAATATCAGGTTGTTGCCAACCCAACAGAGCAGGACATCATGGATGTGCGCGGAGGTTTACGGGCGTTCAACGATCCCTTTGTTGAGCATCTGAATGAAATGCAAATGGCCGTGTTTGTCCTCGATGAAAGCGGGCAAAGACGTGGTGGTATTGTCTCGCGCTTTTGGGGGAACTGGATGCACATCCTTTTCCTCTGGATTGACCCAGCGCTGAAAGGGGGAGGTGTTGGCAAAACGCTGATGCAGAAAATGGAAGCTGAAGCAGTCGGCAAAGGCTGTAAAGCTGCCATGGTCGATACTTTCAGCTTTCAGGCAAGACCGTTTTATGAGTCTATGGGTTATCACAACCAAATGACGCTGGATGCCTTTCCCGGCGATGAGCATCAGCTGCACTTTCTTACCAAAAAGCTGGTGGATTAA
- a CDS encoding DUF2541 family protein has product MKMKSWFSVVCLSLGLLGASASAQADDDITLGRTIVFENTDYGAPIPLLVCRRVEAIQVKADRDMYLRKVVATFKNGDTKTFRFYRNIKEDDNTDWRELPYKRCVKKLEVFGESKNSSAGVRVYGRT; this is encoded by the coding sequence ATGAAAATGAAATCCTGGTTTTCTGTGGTTTGTCTGTCTTTGGGCTTATTGGGTGCGAGTGCAAGCGCTCAGGCAGATGACGATATCACGCTGGGTCGAACGATTGTGTTTGAAAACACGGATTACGGTGCACCGATTCCACTGCTAGTTTGTCGCCGTGTTGAAGCTATTCAGGTAAAAGCTGACCGCGACATGTACTTGAGAAAGGTCGTGGCAACGTTTAAAAACGGCGACACCAAGACGTTCCGTTTCTACCGAAATATCAAGGAAGATGACAACACGGACTGGCGTGAACTGCCTTACAAACGTTGTGTGAAGAAGCTGGAAGTTTTCGGTGAGTCGAAAAACTCATCGGCGGGTGTGAGAGTTTACGGTCGAACTTAG
- a CDS encoding RNA polymerase sigma factor: MENNAPKAIAVGHLIDEVLRRDRGRILSGLIARLGNFQLGEDALQEASISALKHWSRDGVPQDPVAWLMKVGLNKGIDQIRSSQREAQRKTDLDLVAQDAQEQAGVDVAEVIPDERLRLIFTCCHPALEEKSRVALTLRTVCHLTTREIAAAFLDNEQTMGQRLSRAKAKIRSKGISFSVPEKGIWTDRLDTVLSTIYLIFTTGYVTEDKGPRYLCEEGIFLMRLLHNLCPNDPEIEGALALMLLTDARRGARIDAEGILVPVEAQNETLWLSDAVTEAIGILENAIERGQSGPFQIKAAITDCHMMRPKPDWLQIAFLYRSLWHFEPTPVVALNWSVAMAEAGQPELALQKMDELKPKLKNYQPWYAARAHVLEKLGEFSGAHEAYLQAIKTAPHDASRKLLERKVRALHQSC; this comes from the coding sequence ATGGAAAATAACGCCCCCAAAGCTATCGCGGTAGGTCACCTTATTGATGAGGTATTACGCCGCGATCGGGGGCGGATTTTGTCTGGGTTGATTGCCAGACTGGGAAATTTCCAATTGGGTGAAGATGCTCTGCAGGAAGCGTCAATTTCTGCGCTCAAGCATTGGAGCCGGGATGGTGTTCCGCAAGATCCGGTTGCGTGGCTGATGAAGGTGGGGCTGAACAAAGGGATAGATCAAATCCGTTCCTCCCAACGTGAAGCTCAGAGAAAAACCGATCTCGATTTAGTCGCCCAAGACGCACAAGAACAAGCGGGTGTAGATGTTGCGGAAGTCATCCCTGATGAACGACTGCGATTGATTTTCACCTGTTGCCATCCTGCGCTTGAGGAAAAGTCCCGCGTTGCGTTAACGCTGCGTACTGTTTGCCATCTAACGACCCGGGAGATTGCAGCAGCCTTCCTCGATAACGAGCAAACAATGGGACAGCGCTTGTCCCGGGCCAAAGCGAAGATTCGGTCCAAAGGCATCAGCTTTTCTGTTCCCGAAAAAGGGATATGGACGGACAGGCTGGACACGGTGCTGTCCACGATATACCTGATTTTTACCACTGGCTATGTCACAGAAGATAAGGGGCCGCGATACCTGTGTGAAGAAGGCATTTTTCTGATGCGCCTTTTGCACAACCTTTGCCCGAACGATCCGGAAATCGAGGGTGCGCTTGCCTTGATGCTGCTGACCGATGCCCGGCGGGGTGCAAGAATCGACGCTGAAGGAATTTTGGTGCCAGTCGAAGCTCAAAACGAAACGCTTTGGTTAAGTGATGCAGTGACAGAGGCGATAGGTATTCTTGAAAACGCCATCGAGCGTGGGCAATCTGGCCCTTTTCAAATCAAAGCCGCCATCACGGACTGCCATATGATGCGACCTAAACCAGACTGGCTGCAGATAGCCTTTCTCTACAGATCACTTTGGCACTTTGAACCCACCCCCGTTGTCGCACTGAACTGGTCTGTGGCCATGGCAGAAGCCGGTCAACCTGAACTCGCGTTACAAAAGATGGATGAGCTGAAACCCAAGCTTAAAAACTATCAACCTTGGTACGCGGCTCGCGCTCATGTGCTGGAGAAGCTTGGCGAGTTCAGCGGCGCTCATGAGGCATACCTGCAGGCGATTAAGACAGCACCACATGATGCATCCCGAAAGCTGCTGGAACGAAAAGTACGCGCGTTGCATCAATCCTGTTAG